From a single Calothrix sp. NIES-2098 genomic region:
- a CDS encoding manganese transport protein encodes MPFPDDRDRKPSLPEVHRSIAIPNTKNIWRKMLAYAGPGYLVSVGYMDPGNWATDLAGGAKFGYALLTVIMLSNLMAILMQSLCVRLGVATGRDLAQACRDYFSPRVNFCLWVLCEIAIAACDLAEVLGSAIALQLLFGIPLSWGVCITTLDVFLLLLLQHKGFRYTEALVIMLVATVGLCFLAEIIFSRPNFGGILLGYVPNIEIVQNPEMLYIAIGILGATVMPHNLYLHSSIVQTRNWQPTSAKKWEAIIFSTIDSTVALFFALFINSGILIIAAATFHFSGYQDVAEIQDAYKLLSPLLGVNAASAIFALALLASGQSSTLTATLAGQIVMEGFLNLRLKPWLRRLITRLIAVIPALISIILLGEKSTGGLLIFSQVILSLQLSFAVVPLVMFTSNRRLMGEFVNPLWLKILSWLVAIVIGSLNVWLLLQTISALLY; translated from the coding sequence ATGCCTTTTCCAGACGATCGGGACAGGAAGCCCAGTTTACCTGAAGTCCACCGCAGTATAGCGATTCCTAACACCAAAAATATCTGGCGTAAGATGTTAGCTTATGCAGGCCCGGGATATCTTGTGTCAGTGGGATATATGGACCCTGGAAACTGGGCGACTGACTTGGCTGGGGGTGCTAAATTTGGTTATGCATTACTAACAGTAATCATGCTTTCCAACTTGATGGCGATTTTAATGCAGTCGCTGTGTGTGCGTTTAGGAGTAGCAACAGGACGAGATTTAGCACAAGCTTGTCGAGACTACTTTAGTCCGCGTGTGAACTTTTGCTTATGGGTACTTTGTGAAATAGCGATCGCAGCTTGCGACTTAGCGGAAGTTTTGGGAAGTGCGATCGCGCTGCAACTTCTTTTTGGCATTCCCCTGAGTTGGGGCGTGTGTATAACAACACTAGATGTATTTCTCTTACTGCTGCTACAACACAAAGGTTTTCGTTATACAGAAGCTTTGGTAATCATGTTAGTAGCAACTGTCGGACTTTGCTTTCTGGCAGAAATTATCTTTTCTCGCCCTAACTTTGGTGGAATTTTATTAGGTTATGTTCCCAACATAGAAATTGTGCAGAATCCAGAAATGCTCTACATTGCCATTGGCATTTTAGGGGCGACGGTGATGCCGCACAACTTATATCTACACTCATCAATTGTACAGACAAGGAATTGGCAACCAACGTCTGCAAAGAAATGGGAAGCCATTATATTTAGTACAATTGATTCAACAGTAGCTTTATTTTTCGCATTATTTATCAACTCAGGAATTTTGATTATTGCTGCTGCTACTTTTCATTTTTCTGGTTATCAAGATGTAGCCGAAATTCAAGATGCTTATAAATTGCTCTCTCCCTTATTGGGTGTGAATGCAGCGAGTGCAATTTTTGCCTTAGCATTACTAGCTTCCGGACAAAGTTCCACCCTCACTGCAACCTTAGCAGGGCAAATTGTCATGGAAGGATTTCTCAATTTGCGCTTAAAACCTTGGTTGCGTCGGTTGATTACTAGACTAATTGCGGTGATTCCCGCATTAATTTCAATTATATTGTTGGGTGAAAAAAGTACAGGCGGTTTACTAATTTTCAGTCAAGTTATTTTGAGTTTACAACTATCATTTGCAGTTGTGCCTTTAGTAATGTTTACAAGTAACCGCCGCTTAATGGGTGAGTTTGTTAATCCTTTATGGCTGAAGATTTTATCGTGGTTAGTAGCGATTGTTATTGGTAGCTTAAATGTTTGGCTACTATTGCAAACTATTTCTGCATTGCTGTACTGA
- a CDS encoding amino acid adenylation domain-containing protein — MVSNFNNIDVSTMPMSEDIMSLLAGTSVDEPFEASNLGKIGRLTTTQRDLYLDNILHPDSTVFSLGLSVKLPKNLDRFIWEKAVNIVCQQDDTIKTRFIFKQGEAFQFVDNNLDVNYEFIELESTTTSFTSLEQVIQEKIKVKLNLESRDVFKNILVKDLLGNYTAILGAPHILFDAYSGKIFFERVSKIYSDLKADTHSPECVLNSFYDLIEDDISKFDTPEIQEYWQESLSKVVPVTSYTGIKQENQARSQKIQIFGNELAQIREYCQQNKFSVPAFFRSVYGIYLSKYLQAPADFVFYDIIGKRNEQLLNILGCIYQVVPVVIPQNQIGNDANIANYIDYIKQYRKNLGDKQNISVLLQRNYLKGERLKFFYNFYNFSLLNLPITDNPSKLTVHNSFAENEVHLVIDDFQDTLELELFYNQQYFANINTLERLLSIANQIVQGCEKFAQLNILLESEQQEIEKWNHTNTLYAIDKCVHQLFEVQVERTPNAIAIIFKEAKQHAKSFLTYQELNQRANQLAHYLISLGVKPDMPVGISVERTLEMAIAVLAVLKAGGAYVPIDPAYPKERIGYMLEDTQVSILLTQQHLVGEFPEHQAQAICLDTDWDKIGQYSKENPVTEVTAENLVYIIYTSGSTGRPKGICLAHRPLVNLLQWHLNTLLTGVRTLQFASLSFDASFHEMFAAWCSGGTLFLISENLRRDTTALADFIQQQEIEKVILPVVVLQQMAELAASQLELFTSLKEVTTTGEQLQITPAIVKFFKSLPNCSFHNHYGPSETHVVTALTLDRNPDSWPTYPSIGRAIANTQIHILDAEFKPVPIGVPGELYIGGDSLARGYLNRPDLTAERFIDSKWNRLYKTGDLACYLSDGNIEYLGRIDQQVKIRGFRIELGEIESLLLQHPDVREAAVIAREDVPGNKYLVAYVVSSLISEQIRTITTNLRQFLKQKLPDYMVPSNFVILEALPLTPNGKVDRRSLPAPDRTIRNLESDFISPRTQVEEAIAKIWLDVLRLEQISVYDNFFEIGGHSLLATQVISRVRDTYQLDLPLRQLFDAPTIASFAEHIETQILYVAEWQIPEIVPVTRNQNLPLSSAQQRLWFLEQFLPDNPLYNLPQTFHLTGKLNLNALEQSINEIIRRHEVLRTTFGFLDGQPIQIIASALTVPLHLVDLSSLSQSEKDAEIQRLTIKECQKPFNLNQGPLVRTTLLQLGVEEYLLLLNIHHIVFDGWSVGTFFRELRLLYQAFSNGQPSPLAELAIQYADFAVWQRRWLQGKVLSDQLNYWKQQLANLPILQLPTDRPRPAIQTYRGTRQPFAISKSLSDTVTRFSQQEGVTLFMTLLAAFQTLLYRYTSSEDIAVGSVIANRNYQEIEDLIGFFVNTLVLRSDFSDSPSFRQLLKQVREVTLEAYAHQDFPFEKLVEELEPERDLSRHPLFQIGFALQNVPIPAIELAGLSINHRIEHNGSSKFDLFLELFETPDGISGWFEYSTDLFDAPTISRIGEHFQTLIAGIVANPDEKVTDLPLLTTAERQQLLVEWNQTQAEYPDWACIHQLFTAQVEREPDSVAAIFANQQITYRELNARANQLAHHLQTLGVEPDVLVGICVERSLEMLVALLAILKAGGAYVPLDTAYPQQRLSLMLADSQVKVLLTQENLLATFPEHQGDVVCIDRDWEDIATQAQDDLDINVHPDNLAYLIYTSGSTGKPKGVAMPHRPLVNLITWQSQASTVGFGRKTLQYTPISFDVSFQEIFATLTTGGTLILISESMRREPIQLLQFLNQEGIERLFLPYVALQQLAEIARIEGIVPRSLCEVITAGEQLRITDAIAQFFHQLPNCTLHNHYGPSETHVVTAFTLANSPKNWSVLPPIGRPIANSQMYLLDSQLQPVPLGVPGELYIGGIGIARGYLNRPDLTDTRFIPNPFGNSNERLYKTGDLARYLPDGNLEYLSRIDGQVKIRGYRIELGEIETAIAQHPSVKTSVVIDREDLPGQKRLVAYLVQNQQSENDSQLASELRQFLKQKLPEYMIPTAFVSLEKLPLTPSGKLDRKALPAPDRSRSTLDVALITPRTPTEEKMLSIWTKILGSDRIGIQENFFELGGNSLLAAQLMIYVREMFQVQMPVRCVFEQQTIEGLCQILDRLLQQGTAALKTGVNLKAEAVLDANIYPQGVLANNINQPNHIFLTGATGFLGAFILHELLQQTQAKIYCLVRADNENEGLRRLQKNLEKYLIWDANQSSRIIAIPGDLDRPHLGLSLEQFESLAEQIDVIYHSGAQVGFAKPYSLIKAANVLGTQEILRLACQAQLKPVHYISTIAVFSTIACFNGLNILYEDDEIDNSEPYLYQDIGYIQSKWVAEKLIWIAKSRGMPVTVHRSGFLMGHSQTGVTNTDDYVSRLIKGCIQLGSFPDLVNQKQDLITVDYASKAIVHISKNQDSLGKAFHIVPSAAQNIDLMQLFELISAYGYQLKKVPYSQWIDELTNQAKSSHNNSLVPLLPMLSEKVHQGLTAWELYQNTPDLDCRNTLEAIADTSISCPAMDTELFDKYCEYFINSGFLPGNLIQ, encoded by the coding sequence ATGGTTAGCAATTTTAACAATATAGATGTTTCTACTATGCCAATGTCAGAAGATATCATGTCTTTATTAGCAGGAACTTCAGTAGATGAGCCTTTTGAAGCGTCAAATCTGGGAAAAATAGGACGACTCACAACGACACAAAGAGATTTATATCTAGATAATATACTCCATCCCGATAGTACTGTGTTTAGTTTAGGATTATCGGTAAAACTACCAAAAAATTTAGATAGGTTTATCTGGGAAAAGGCAGTAAACATAGTATGCCAGCAGGATGATACTATTAAAACTAGGTTTATTTTTAAGCAGGGTGAGGCTTTCCAATTTGTAGATAACAATTTAGATGTTAACTATGAATTTATAGAGCTAGAATCTACAACTACTAGTTTCACGAGTTTAGAGCAAGTAATTCAAGAAAAGATTAAAGTTAAGTTAAATTTAGAATCAAGAGATGTATTTAAAAATATTTTGGTCAAAGATCTGTTAGGTAACTATACTGCTATTTTAGGTGCGCCTCACATTCTTTTTGATGCATATTCTGGCAAAATTTTCTTTGAAAGAGTAAGCAAAATCTACTCGGATTTAAAAGCAGACACTCATTCACCAGAATGTGTACTGAATTCTTTTTATGATTTGATTGAGGATGATATTAGCAAATTTGACACTCCAGAAATTCAGGAATACTGGCAGGAATCGTTAAGTAAGGTTGTTCCTGTTACATCGTATACAGGAATTAAACAAGAAAACCAAGCGCGATCGCAAAAAATCCAAATTTTCGGGAATGAATTAGCACAGATTCGAGAATATTGTCAACAAAATAAATTTAGCGTTCCTGCCTTTTTTAGATCTGTTTATGGCATTTATTTGAGTAAATATTTACAAGCTCCAGCAGATTTTGTATTTTATGACATTATTGGTAAACGAAATGAGCAATTACTGAATATTTTGGGTTGTATTTACCAAGTAGTTCCTGTTGTCATACCTCAAAATCAGATTGGTAATGATGCAAATATAGCTAATTATATTGACTACATAAAACAATATCGAAAAAATCTAGGAGATAAACAAAACATTTCGGTTCTGCTGCAAAGAAACTATTTAAAAGGTGAGAGATTAAAATTTTTCTATAACTTTTATAATTTTAGCCTGCTTAATCTACCTATTACAGACAACCCTTCTAAATTAACTGTTCATAATTCTTTTGCGGAAAATGAAGTTCATCTTGTGATCGACGATTTCCAAGATACTCTTGAATTAGAGTTATTTTACAATCAACAATATTTTGCCAATATAAATACTTTGGAGAGATTGCTGTCTATAGCTAATCAAATTGTTCAAGGATGTGAAAAGTTTGCACAACTGAATATATTACTGGAATCTGAGCAGCAAGAAATAGAAAAATGGAATCATACCAACACACTTTATGCAATAGATAAATGCGTTCATCAATTATTTGAGGTGCAGGTGGAACGCACACCTAATGCTATAGCAATAATCTTTAAAGAAGCCAAACAGCACGCGAAATCTTTCCTCACCTACCAAGAGCTAAATCAGCGAGCCAATCAGTTAGCACATTATCTAATATCCCTGGGTGTAAAGCCAGATATGCCGGTGGGAATCTCTGTAGAGAGAACCTTGGAAATGGCGATCGCAGTTTTGGCTGTTCTGAAAGCTGGTGGCGCTTACGTACCAATCGATCCGGCCTATCCCAAAGAACGCATAGGCTATATGCTTGAGGATACTCAGGTATCAATATTACTCACGCAACAACATCTAGTAGGGGAATTTCCCGAACATCAAGCACAGGCTATCTGTTTAGATACCGACTGGGACAAAATAGGTCAATACAGTAAAGAGAATCCCGTCACTGAAGTCACAGCAGAGAATTTAGTCTATATCATCTACACTTCTGGTTCTACAGGTAGACCAAAAGGCATTTGTTTAGCTCACCGTCCTTTAGTAAATTTACTGCAATGGCATCTCAATACACTATTAACAGGTGTACGTACCCTACAATTTGCCTCTTTAAGCTTTGATGCTAGCTTTCATGAAATGTTTGCAGCTTGGTGTTCGGGAGGAACTCTGTTTCTCATCTCAGAAAACTTGCGTCGGGATACTACAGCTTTAGCTGACTTTATTCAACAACAAGAGATTGAAAAAGTTATCTTACCTGTGGTTGTACTGCAACAAATGGCAGAATTAGCTGCATCTCAGTTGGAATTATTTACTAGCCTCAAAGAAGTTACCACTACAGGCGAGCAACTGCAAATTACTCCAGCGATTGTCAAATTCTTCAAATCCCTACCAAATTGCTCTTTTCACAATCACTACGGCCCATCAGAAACCCATGTGGTAACGGCTTTGACTCTGGATCGAAATCCTGATTCTTGGCCTACTTACCCCTCTATAGGTCGTGCGATCGCGAATACGCAAATTCATATACTTGATGCAGAATTCAAGCCAGTTCCTATCGGTGTTCCGGGAGAGTTATATATTGGTGGCGATAGTTTAGCCAGGGGTTATCTAAATCGACCCGATTTGACTGCTGAACGCTTTATCGATTCAAAATGGAATCGCCTTTATAAAACAGGTGACTTAGCTTGCTACTTAAGTGATGGCAATATTGAATACCTGGGTCGGATAGACCAGCAAGTGAAGATACGCGGCTTCCGGATTGAATTAGGGGAAATTGAGTCTCTGCTATTACAGCATCCTGATGTGCGCGAAGCCGCAGTTATCGCGCGGGAGGATGTACCTGGGAATAAATATTTAGTGGCTTATGTTGTTTCTAGCCTGATTTCCGAGCAAATACGCACAATAACGACTAATTTGCGTCAATTTCTCAAACAGAAACTACCAGATTATATGGTTCCCTCTAATTTTGTGATCTTAGAGGCCTTACCACTCACGCCTAATGGCAAAGTAGATCGTCGTTCCCTACCAGCACCCGATCGCACTATCCGCAATTTAGAATCAGATTTTATCTCACCTCGTACCCAAGTTGAGGAAGCGATCGCCAAAATTTGGCTAGATGTTTTGCGCTTGGAACAAATCAGCGTCTACGATAACTTTTTTGAGATTGGCGGACACTCACTGCTAGCAACGCAAGTAATTTCCCGCGTCCGAGATACCTATCAGTTAGATTTGCCATTACGTCAATTATTCGATGCACCTACTATTGCTAGCTTTGCAGAACATATTGAGACACAAATCTTGTATGTTGCAGAATGGCAGATTCCTGAAATTGTACCTGTAACGCGCAATCAAAATTTGCCTCTTTCCTCTGCCCAGCAACGGTTATGGTTCCTCGAACAGTTCTTACCTGACAATCCCCTATATAACTTACCGCAGACTTTTCACCTTACTGGTAAGCTAAATCTGAATGCTTTAGAACAAAGCATCAACGAAATTATTCGCCGCCATGAAGTTTTACGCACCACGTTTGGGTTCTTGGATGGACAGCCGATACAAATTATTGCTTCTGCCTTAACTGTACCTCTGCATTTAGTCGATTTATCTTCGCTTTCTCAATCGGAAAAAGATGCAGAAATCCAGCGATTAACGATTAAGGAATGCCAAAAACCATTTAACCTCAACCAAGGGCCGCTAGTACGCACCACCCTGTTACAGTTAGGTGTAGAAGAATATCTACTGCTGTTGAATATCCACCATATCGTTTTTGATGGTTGGTCTGTCGGTACATTTTTCCGAGAACTGAGGCTGCTATATCAAGCCTTCAGCAACGGTCAACCTTCTCCCTTAGCGGAACTGGCGATTCAATATGCAGACTTTGCTGTATGGCAACGGCGATGGTTGCAAGGGAAAGTATTATCAGACCAACTAAACTATTGGAAGCAGCAATTAGCTAATTTACCGATTTTACAGTTACCAACTGACCGACCCCGACCTGCAATCCAAACTTATCGCGGGACACGTCAACCTTTTGCAATCTCCAAGTCTCTCAGCGATACAGTAACTCGTTTCAGCCAGCAAGAGGGAGTGACTTTATTTATGACCCTCTTAGCAGCATTCCAAACTTTGCTCTATCGATACACGAGTAGCGAAGATATTGCAGTAGGTTCGGTAATTGCTAACCGCAACTATCAAGAAATTGAGGATTTAATTGGATTTTTTGTTAACACCTTAGTACTACGCAGTGATTTTTCTGACTCTCCCTCCTTCCGTCAGTTGCTCAAGCAAGTACGAGAAGTAACTCTAGAAGCTTACGCTCATCAAGACTTTCCTTTTGAGAAACTGGTAGAGGAACTAGAGCCAGAACGAGATTTGAGCCGTCATCCTCTATTTCAAATTGGCTTTGCTTTGCAAAATGTACCGATACCAGCAATAGAACTTGCTGGTTTAAGCATCAATCATCGTATAGAACATAATGGCTCATCTAAATTTGATTTGTTCTTAGAACTATTTGAAACGCCAGATGGAATTAGTGGCTGGTTTGAGTACAGCACCGATTTATTTGATGCGCCTACCATTTCTCGCATAGGGGAACATTTTCAAACTTTAATTGCAGGTATTGTTGCGAATCCAGATGAGAAAGTTACAGATTTACCTCTATTAACAACTGCGGAGCGTCAACAATTATTAGTAGAGTGGAATCAAACTCAAGCAGAATACCCCGATTGGGCTTGCATTCACCAACTATTTACAGCCCAGGTAGAGCGCGAGCCTGACTCTGTAGCAGCCATCTTTGCAAACCAGCAAATAACTTACCGCGAGTTGAATGCTAGAGCCAATCAATTAGCGCATCATTTACAAACATTAGGTGTCGAGCCAGATGTATTGGTAGGGATTTGTGTAGAGCGTTCCTTAGAAATGCTCGTTGCTTTATTAGCGATTCTGAAAGCTGGTGGCGCTTACGTACCTCTAGATACCGCCTATCCCCAGCAGCGTTTATCCTTAATGCTGGCAGACTCTCAGGTAAAAGTGCTATTAACCCAAGAAAATTTATTAGCAACGTTTCCCGAACATCAGGGAGATGTTGTTTGTATAGATAGAGACTGGGAGGATATTGCTACTCAAGCTCAAGATGACCTCGACATTAATGTCCATCCTGACAATTTAGCTTATTTAATCTACACCTCCGGTTCCACAGGCAAACCAAAAGGTGTCGCTATGCCGCACCGTCCACTAGTAAACTTAATTACTTGGCAATCACAAGCTTCTACCGTCGGCTTTGGTAGGAAAACACTGCAATACACACCAATTAGCTTTGATGTTTCCTTCCAAGAAATCTTTGCCACTCTGACTACAGGTGGAACCTTGATATTGATTTCCGAATCAATGCGTCGCGAACCGATACAACTGCTGCAATTTCTCAACCAAGAAGGGATTGAGCGATTGTTCCTACCCTATGTCGCCTTACAACAATTAGCCGAAATCGCCAGGATAGAAGGCATCGTACCCCGAAGTTTATGCGAAGTAATTACAGCTGGGGAACAGTTACGCATTACAGATGCGATCGCCCAATTCTTTCACCAACTACCTAACTGCACTCTACACAATCACTATGGCCCCTCGGAAACTCATGTTGTAACTGCCTTTACGCTGGCAAATTCACCTAAAAATTGGTCAGTATTACCACCCATCGGGCGACCAATTGCTAACAGTCAAATGTATCTATTGGACTCGCAGTTACAACCTGTTCCTTTAGGCGTACCTGGAGAACTCTATATTGGCGGTATTGGTATAGCAAGAGGCTATCTTAATCGCCCCGATCTCACAGATACGCGGTTTATTCCCAACCCCTTTGGAAATTCAAATGAACGTTTGTATAAAACCGGGGATTTAGCTCGTTACCTACCAGATGGCAATCTCGAATATCTCAGTCGTATCGATGGGCAAGTAAAAATTCGCGGCTACCGGATCGAGCTAGGAGAGATTGAAACTGCGATCGCACAACATCCATCTGTGAAGACGAGTGTTGTTATCGATCGGGAAGATCTACCAGGACAAAAGCGTTTGGTAGCTTATCTCGTGCAAAATCAGCAATCTGAAAATGACAGCCAATTAGCATCAGAACTGCGTCAATTTCTCAAACAAAAGCTACCAGAATACATGATACCTACAGCTTTTGTGAGCTTAGAAAAGTTACCCCTAACTCCTAGTGGAAAGTTAGATCGTAAAGCGCTACCTGCTCCCGATCGCTCTAGATCTACCTTAGACGTAGCATTAATTACACCTCGTACTCCTACTGAGGAAAAAATGCTGAGTATCTGGACTAAGATACTTGGAAGCGATCGTATAGGCATTCAAGAAAATTTCTTTGAACTTGGCGGTAATTCCTTATTAGCAGCCCAGCTAATGATATATGTGCGAGAAATGTTTCAAGTACAAATGCCTGTAAGATGCGTTTTTGAGCAGCAAACTATAGAAGGACTATGCCAAATTCTCGATCGCTTACTTCAACAGGGAACTGCTGCTCTCAAGACTGGTGTTAACTTAAAAGCTGAAGCCGTACTTGATGCAAATATTTATCCTCAAGGAGTACTTGCTAACAATATCAATCAACCAAACCATATTTTCTTAACAGGAGCTACAGGCTTTCTAGGCGCTTTCATCCTACATGAATTGTTGCAGCAAACGCAGGCGAAAATATATTGCCTTGTGCGTGCTGATAACGAAAATGAAGGCTTGAGAAGGTTGCAGAAAAATCTTGAAAAATATTTAATCTGGGACGCAAATCAAAGCTCAAGAATTATTGCCATACCAGGAGATTTAGATCGGCCTCATCTTGGACTTTCTTTAGAGCAATTTGAGAGCCTAGCAGAGCAGATAGATGTTATTTATCATAGTGGCGCTCAAGTTGGTTTTGCTAAACCATATTCTCTAATTAAGGCAGCAAATGTTCTGGGAACACAAGAAATTCTCAGATTAGCTTGTCAGGCTCAACTCAAGCCAGTACACTACATTTCCACAATTGCTGTTTTTAGCACAATTGCCTGTTTCAACGGTTTGAATATCCTTTATGAGGACGATGAAATTGATAACAGCGAACCTTATCTTTATCAAGATATTGGTTATATCCAAAGTAAATGGGTAGCCGAAAAACTTATCTGGATTGCAAAATCGAGAGGAATGCCTGTAACAGTTCACAGATCGGGATTTTTAATGGGTCATTCGCAAACTGGAGTTACTAATACAGATGACTACGTATCAAGGTTAATTAAAGGTTGTATACAGTTAGGTAGTTTCCCAGATTTAGTCAATCAAAAACAAGATTTGATTACTGTAGATTATGCCAGTAAAGCCATTGTGCATATATCTAAAAATCAAGACTCTTTAGGAAAAGCATTCCATATAGTACCTTCAGCAGCACAAAATATCGATTTGATGCAATTATTTGAGTTAATATCCGCCTATGGATATCAACTTAAGAAAGTACCCTATTCTCAATGGATAGATGAGTTAACAAATCAAGCTAAATCCTCACACAATAATTCTCTTGTACCGCTTTTACCAATGTTATCGGAAAAAGTGCATCAAGGGCTGACTGCATGGGAACTATATCAAAACACTCCTGATTTAGACTGCCGTAACACACTTGAGGCAATTGCTGACACTTCTATTTCCTGCCCAGCAATGGATACTGAATTATTCGATAAATACTGTGAATATTTCATAAATAGCGGCTTTTTACCAGGGAATTTAATTCAGTAA
- a CDS encoding phytanoyl-CoA dioxygenase, with protein sequence MYLTEEQLSIYKNQGFLLLPEYFSRTEIELMKLELSGLFGENSPTKVFEKDGKTVRSFHGTHTKSEVFNRLTRHPFIVEPAMQIVGSKVYIYQFKINIKAPFSGDIWQWHQDYIYWRKEDGMPKPQVVNAMCLLDDMNEFNGPLFVIPGSHKEEMIDTTVPHLQMATTNSNSSSDSTWLASFNANMKYSINQKMVADLVTKYGITAINAAAGSVLFFDSNIVHASPNNISPFGRTTVIVTYNSIENIPLPVSNPRPEFLVSQDYRPVTPLGADALELCCPVEF encoded by the coding sequence ATGTACCTCACCGAAGAACAGTTATCAATCTACAAAAACCAAGGATTTCTATTATTGCCAGAATATTTCTCGCGTACCGAAATTGAATTAATGAAATTAGAGTTATCTGGTTTGTTTGGAGAAAATTCACCGACAAAAGTATTTGAGAAAGATGGGAAGACTGTACGCTCATTTCATGGAACGCATACTAAAAGCGAGGTGTTTAATCGCTTAACAAGACATCCCTTTATAGTTGAGCCTGCTATGCAAATAGTTGGTAGTAAAGTATATATCTACCAATTCAAAATTAATATTAAAGCCCCATTTAGTGGGGATATTTGGCAATGGCATCAAGATTACATTTATTGGCGTAAAGAAGATGGAATGCCAAAGCCTCAAGTAGTCAATGCCATGTGCTTGTTGGATGATATGAACGAATTTAACGGGCCGCTATTTGTGATTCCTGGTTCTCATAAAGAAGAGATGATTGACACTACAGTTCCTCATCTGCAAATGGCAACCACCAATTCTAACAGTTCTAGCGATTCTACATGGCTAGCGAGTTTTAACGCTAATATGAAGTACTCTATCAACCAAAAAATGGTGGCTGATTTAGTAACAAAATATGGCATTACTGCAATCAACGCTGCGGCAGGTTCTGTACTATTTTTTGATAGTAATATTGTCCATGCATCACCAAATAATATCTCACCGTTTGGCAGAACTACAGTAATTGTCACTTATAACAGTATTGAGAATATTCCTTTGCCAGTGAGTAATCCCCGACCTGAGTTTCTGGTTAGTCAAGATTATCGACCAGTCACTCCACTAGGGGCTGATGCATTAGAACTGTGTTGTCCTGTTGAGTTTTAA